A segment of the Leptolyngbya sp. NIES-3755 genome:
TGCATCAGGAAACAATAAGCTACTACCGGGAGAATTGCCTGAGCCAGCCGCAGGTAAGGGCGCATTCTGGAGGGGTGGCATTACGGATGGAGCGGTCGGCAAAGGACGAGATTCGGTCGGGGCGGGAACGGTTACGGGTGTGGAGGGAGTCACATCGATCGCGGGTGGCGCAGGCGGTAAACCAAAGTCACTCGCAGAAGTCGGAGTTTGCGCGACGGTTGGAGTTTGAGGCGTTGAAGTTTGAGGCGCGGTTTGAATTGGACGAAGCTGATTGAATACCGCTTGAGTCGTGGGAGAAGGTGCACTGGCAGCAAGAACCGGGCGGAGTGTCCAACGATCGACAGTCTGATCGGTATCCTGAACTTGCTGAAGTTGCGCTTGCTGATTGTCTAAAACGACATTTGGAGCTAATTCCACTACAATTCTCGCGACATTCGGCTGAAATTGGGACACTCGAATTTCTCGCACTGCGCCTGAAAACGTGCCTCTAGGTGCGACCGCTCCAACTTGTGTCTCTGGCAAATCGAGAACAATGCGGGTCGGTTGTGCCAAAAGCGAATAGCGAGGTTTGACTCCTGCGGGAACGGTGACTTCGAGTTGATTGGTGTTGGGGTCAAAGCGCCAGTTTTCTAGCGGGGCAGCGGTGGCAGGAGCAGCAAGGAAGAGCGCGAACACTACGTGCAGCGGAGCTACCGCAAGAGTCAATTCGAGTTTGTGTGAGTTCAGCATAGCGAGGTGACTATAAGCAGCAACAGAATTGGCTGGATTATAGGCGAGAATTGAGCGATCGGATACACGATCGAGGTAAAAAAGCGATCGAATCCCTCCAATCGTTTCTACGCAGACACTTTGAAAGTTTCAACGGATTCTGCCAGAGCTTTTGCGATCGTCACCGTTTCTCTAAGTGAACTAGAGACCTCAAGCGATGAACTAGAGGTATGTTCCGCAACTTCAGCGATCGTATTCATTAAATGAGTCACGGTGTTTGAGGTGCTGACTTGTGAAACGGTTGCTTCAGAAATCGAATGGACAATTTGATCGATCTGATGCGACACCTGCAAAATCTGTTCTAAGCTTTGTTTTGCAGATTCTACAGACTGAGTGCCTGTCACGACTTGAACTGTACTTTTCTCCATTGCTTCTACGACTTCGATTGTTTCTTGCTGAATGGTGCTCACGAGTTGAGAAATTTCATGAGTTGCCGCAGAAGCCCGACTTGCTAATGCACTCACTTCCTCTGCAATCATTGCAAATCCTTGGTGTCCATCGGTTCGAGTGGCTTCGATTCCAGCATTGATCGCTAACACATTGGTTTGCATTTCAATTTGATTGATCAGTAACACTGCTTTTGAGATTTGTTGAGCCGATTCACCTAATCGTTTTACTTTTTTCGTCGCTTCACTAATCGACTGACGGAGTTCGGCAATGCTCTCAGCCGTTTCACTCATCGCAAATTCACCCGCTTCCGCAGTTAAAGCTGCTGTTTGACTGACTTTTGCGGCTTGTTGGGCGTAATTGGCGATCGTATCAATCGAGCGCACCATCTGAGCAATACAATTCAGCGTCAGATGCGTTTCTTCGGCTTGTTTGAGCGCATCTTGTGACAGCGATCGGACTGAGGTTTCATGCTGATTTAGAGAAGAATTGACTTCCAGAACACTCTGTTTCACTTGCTGGACGACTTGCTGTAAGTTTTCAACGATCGCATTAAAGAAATCAGCAACGGTTCCAATATCTTCACCACTGACAACAGCCCGAACAGTTAAATCACCACTGGCAGCCTTTTCAGCTTGTTTCATCAGTTCTTGAAGCTGCAATCGCAGGACTTCTTTTTGCTGTTGGCGTTCTTGAGCAAGCGTCGCCTGAGCAAGAGCCGTTTGACGTTCATTTGTGAGATTAAATTGGGCGATCGCATCTCCTAGATGTAATGCGATTTGCACCAGTAGGCTCGTTTCCGACTCTTCCCATTGACGCGGAGCACTACATTGATGAGCTACTAACAATCCGAGCAACTGTCCCTCAACAACCATTGGAGCGACTAGATTCGCTTTAATGTTAAATGCTTCTAATTGTTCGCGGTAACACGGATCGATTCTGGCATCTTCTAGGTTACAAATCGCATGAGTTCGACCTGTTCGATACTTCTCGATATACCGTTCCGCAAAACAAGGATCAGCAATTCTCGCACCGAGCGCCGCAGGAAACCCGATCGCGACTGATTCTGCCACGATCGTCCCTTGCCAGTTCTCGTCAAAGAGATACACAATGGCACGATCGACATTCAGCAGATGCCGAACTTCTCGAACTCCGGTTTGAATGATCTCATCAAAGTTAATCGATCGACGAATACTATACGCAGCTTGATTCAGTTGTTGAAGCTGTTGAACTGATTTAGCCTGATCCTGCATTGATTTAGCGATCGTATCTGCCATTTGATCAATCACTTTGCTAAATGCTGCAATTTCATCATTACCAGTAATGTTTAGACGAGTGGTGAGATCGCCGTCTGAAAGCTTTTTAACGCGCTCGGTCATCATCGTGAATCTGCGAGTTAAGAGATGAGCCAGCAAGATTGCTAACAGTCCAGACGCGACCGCAGCCCCAGAACCGAACAATAAAATCCAAAGACGCGAAGGTTGTGAGATGCGCTCAGCGGGAGTACTTAGCAGAATTCGCCAGTTTAGATCAGGTAATTGATCTATTTTTGCGATCGGGGTTTGAGTGAGGAATAAGCGCTGTTGAGTTTGTGCATCTGTCCAAAACTTACTATCGGGTAGAGTCGCATCGGCGAAAGCGGTGAGTGCAGTACGACTCTGTTCTGATGCAACAACAAGACGATTTGCATTATCAAGAATGCTGTAGCTATTTTGAACACTAGGAAGTAGGTTTGCTAAGTTACGAGTCGGTAAGGTCGATCGGAGAATCGCGATCGTTCTTCCGGTAGCAATCTCCCGAATTGGAGCAGTGAAGTAGAGCACAGATTGATCTTCAGTTTCGATCACATCGCTGAGCGTAACGCGATCGCTTTTAAGTGCAGATTGGAAATAGTACTGTTTTGATTGATTGGGGGTGGATTGCGACTTCGTTTGAAGCAATAAATTTCCGTTCGGATCGAAGATTGCAATGTTACTATATGCAGCGTAGGATTGTGTTGCTCGATCGAGTGCTGCAAACTTGTCTTCTTGAGATAGACTATTCCAAATTCGAGCATCATTTAATAAAGGTAATGCTGCGATCGCGCTAATTTCGGTTTGTCTTTGTTGCATGTAGCTTTCGATCGAATCACCCGCCATTTTTGCAAGGGTTTGCTGAGTTTCCATTGCCTGTGTGACCGAGCGATCGTTCAATTTATAGCTCACGGCTCCCACAGTCAGCGATGGAATGACGCTGAGTAAAAGTGCGATCGCGCTCACTTGATTCTTAAAGCTCAGTGTTTTGAAGCGGGATAAAAGGCGACTGTGAAAAGGCGAAATGCGGCGAGGTAGAGAATGATTAACTTCAGCTAAAAGAGAATCTGGGGGAATCCGACGCTGAGCGGATTGAATCTTCATCACGAGGGGAAAAGCTCCTGAGCAACAGACAGTTAAAACAATAGATGAGTTATTCTCTGAAGGATAACTACTGGGAGCATTGTGACGGAATTTAGCTTGTGATGTCGAGTGCTTTCTCCAAACACCATTCTTTTCCCACTTTTAGATTTGATTGTCGTAGAAAAACCCACTTTTTCAGCTAGAAATTAATTCGTTTTTGCATCTTACAAGGATCATCTTTTGGGAGTTTTCCCTCTCGTCGCAATTTCTCGAAAATGGCTTGTTTCAACCATTCTGAGCGTTCATAGCCTGGATCAATTAGTGCCTCAATTTCTGCGGGTAAAGCGATCGTAAATGAGCAAACTGATTGAAGTGAGTTTAACTGTTGAGTTAACCAAGTTTGATTAAAAACCTCTCGATAAATTGAGTTTTTAACTTGAAGTTTTCCATCTAAAGTT
Coding sequences within it:
- a CDS encoding hypothetical protein (hypothetical protein MicvaDRAFT_5027;~similar to AA sequence:cyanobase_aa:LBDG_06500) translates to MLNSHKLELTLAVAPLHVVFALFLAAPATAAPLENWRFDPNTNQLEVTVPAGVKPRYSLLAQPTRIVLDLPETQVGAVAPRGTFSGAVREIRVSQFQPNVARIVVELAPNVVLDNQQAQLQQVQDTDQTVDRWTLRPVLAASAPSPTTQAVFNQLRPIQTAPQTSTPQTPTVAQTPTSASDFGLPPAPPAIDVTPSTPVTVPAPTESRPLPTAPSVMPPLQNAPLPAAGSGNSPGSSLLFPDAVRPTNTSNPLQLPDVNPSLAIPNSFPPINAPTAQPTVSVPPLDRSSPEARPTEPRSIPQEPRSIPQAPRTTAQPIDNTPVPARSRTIQFGQPLPTN
- a CDS encoding methyl-accepting chemotaxis sensory transducer with phytochrome sensor (similar to AA sequence:cyanobase_aa:LBDG_50350); protein product: MKIQSAQRRIPPDSLLAEVNHSLPRRISPFHSRLLSRFKTLSFKNQVSAIALLLSVIPSLTVGAVSYKLNDRSVTQAMETQQTLAKMAGDSIESYMQQRQTEISAIAALPLLNDARIWNSLSQEDKFAALDRATQSYAAYSNIAIFDPNGNLLLQTKSQSTPNQSKQYYFQSALKSDRVTLSDVIETEDQSVLYFTAPIREIATGRTIAILRSTLPTRNLANLLPSVQNSYSILDNANRLVVASEQSRTALTAFADATLPDSKFWTDAQTQQRLFLTQTPIAKIDQLPDLNWRILLSTPAERISQPSRLWILLFGSGAAVASGLLAILLAHLLTRRFTMMTERVKKLSDGDLTTRLNITGNDEIAAFSKVIDQMADTIAKSMQDQAKSVQQLQQLNQAAYSIRRSINFDEIIQTGVREVRHLLNVDRAIVYLFDENWQGTIVAESVAIGFPAALGARIADPCFAERYIEKYRTGRTHAICNLEDARIDPCYREQLEAFNIKANLVAPMVVEGQLLGLLVAHQCSAPRQWEESETSLLVQIALHLGDAIAQFNLTNERQTALAQATLAQERQQQKEVLRLQLQELMKQAEKAASGDLTVRAVVSGEDIGTVADFFNAIVENLQQVVQQVKQSVLEVNSSLNQHETSVRSLSQDALKQAEETHLTLNCIAQMVRSIDTIANYAQQAAKVSQTAALTAEAGEFAMSETAESIAELRQSISEATKKVKRLGESAQQISKAVLLINQIEMQTNVLAINAGIEATRTDGHQGFAMIAEEVSALASRASAATHEISQLVSTIQQETIEVVEAMEKSTVQVVTGTQSVESAKQSLEQILQVSHQIDQIVHSISEATVSQVSTSNTVTHLMNTIAEVAEHTSSSSLEVSSSLRETVTIAKALAESVETFKVSA